The following are from one region of the Anabas testudineus chromosome 2, fAnaTes1.2, whole genome shotgun sequence genome:
- the LOC113164695 gene encoding ras-related protein Rab-9A-like: protein MSKSSLLKVILLGDGGVGKSSLMNRYVTNKFDSHLFHTIGVEFLNKELEVDGHHVTLQIWDTAGQERFRSLRTPFYRGSDCCLLTFSLDDGQSFSNLANWKKEFTYYADVKDPDNFPFVVLGNKLDVPERQVSGEDARQWCRENGGHPYFETSARDATNVASAFEEAVRRIMALDNRADHLIHTNTVNLQKKSEPDPSCC, encoded by the coding sequence ATGTCCAAGTCGTCTCTCCTCAAAGTGATCCTGCTGGGCGACGGCGGGGTCGGCAAGTCCTCGCTCATGAACCGCTACGTCACCAACAAGTTCGACTCACACCTCTTCCACACCATAGGCGTGGAGTTCCTCAACAAGGAGCTGGAGGTGGACGGGCACCACGTCACCTTGCAGATCTGGGACACGGCAGGTCAGGAACGCTTCCGCAGCCTGCGCACACCTTTCTACCGCGGCTCCGACTGCTGCCTGCTCACCTTCAGCCTGGACGATGGGCAGAGCTTCAGCAACTTGGCCAACTGGAAAAAGGAGTTCACTTACTATGCTGATGTAAAGGACCCTGACAACTTCCCCTTTGTGGTCCTGGGCAACAAACTGGATGTGCCCGAGAGGCAGGTGTCAGGGGAGGATGCTCGGCAGTGGTGCCGCGAAAACGGCGGACACCCATATTTTGAGACGAGCGCCAGGGATGCTACAAATGTAGCATCGGCCTTTGAGGAGGCGGTGCGTCGTATCATGGCTTTGGACAACAGAGCTGATCATCTCATCCACACCAACACCGTGAACTTACAGAAGAAGAGTGAGCCTGaccccagctgctgctga
- the LOC113164109 gene encoding transcription elongation factor A N-terminal and central domain-containing protein, protein MMDAKEIVHWALQIEKSSADRHYGNILTLLGDLERSHITAEQLETTDIVKVLYRLLKTCSDDSVKKTVKSLLSKWKRQYSKATQGVKCTEESKDPELSLQHETGDVGVSKQEDSHSRDSIMENVKAEKEDQEAPSSVADVGLHSLTSAAGSTCASSDFSCVRTKCVQLLLGALRSESPDQDKAAELAGDIEQHIHELHRSNQVKYKACVRSKVANLKNPKNAHLRQGLLSGSLSPETFARMSVEEMACTELRQLREEYSSRGVSERQLPQGVEGMQTQKIRCKRCGGSDCKVTQVSRGTLFLPAWVRQGGPDQDAMTFVTCSGCGQQWYHSSWVCL, encoded by the coding sequence ATGATGGATGCAAAAGAAATAGTCCACTGGGCCCTGCAGATAGAGAAATCCAGTGCTGACAGACACTATGGGAACATCTTGACCCTGCTCGGTGACCTTGAGAGATCCCACATCACAGCAGAACAGCTGGAAACAACGGACATTGTCAAGGTTCTCTACAGGCTCCTGAAGACCTGCTCTGATGACAGCGTGAAGAAGACAGTTAAGAGCTTGTTGTCCAAATGGAAGAGACAGTACAGCAAAGCTACACAAGGTGTGAAATGCACAGAGGAGAGCAAAGATCCTGAGCTTTCTCTGCAACACGAGACTGGAGATGTAGGAGTTTCCAAGCAGGAGGATTCCCACTCTAGGGACAGTATTATGGAGAATGTGAAAGCTGAAAAAGAAGATCAGGAAGCACCATCCTCAGTGGCAGATGTTGGCCTCCACAGTCTTACTTCTGCTGCAGGTAGCACTTGTGCATCTTCTGATTTCTCATGTGTAAGAACCAAATGTGTTCAGCTCCTCCTTGGTGCTCTCCGCTCTGAGAGTCCTGATCAGGACAAGGCTGCAGAGCTGGCTGGGGACATCGAGCAACACATCCACGAGCTCCACAGATCCAACCAAGTCAAATACAAAGCGTGTGTGAGGAGCAAGGTGGCCAACTTGAAGAATCCTAAAAATGCTCACCTACGTCAGGGCCTCCTGAGCGGCTCTCTGTCGCCTGAGACCTTCGCCCGGATGTCAGTAGAAGAAATGGCCTGCACCGAGCTCCGGCAGCTGAGGGAGGAATACTCGTCCCGCGGGGTGAGCGAGAGACAGCTTCCTCAAGGCGTAGAAGGGATGCAGACGCAGAAGATTCGCTGCAAAAGATGTGGAGGATCGGACTGCAAGGTCACACAGGTGTCCAGGGGCACCCTTTTCTTGCCTGCATGGGTGAGGCAGGGCGGCCCTGACCAGGATGCAATGACTTTTGTGACTTGCAGCGGGTGTGGCCAACAGTGGTACCACAGCAGCTGGGTCTGCCTCTAA